One region of Mesobacillus boroniphilus genomic DNA includes:
- a CDS encoding ATP-binding cassette domain-containing protein: MEVKQLSKRFKEFDAVKSVSFSVRKGESFGLLGPNGAGKTTTIQMVSGLYPPSSGSIEIAGIDMVRQPKKAQGLLGIVPQEIALYQTMSARENLSFWGRMYGLKGNHLQKRINEVLEIIGLADRGKDKVQTFSGGMKRRVNIGAAILHRPELLIMDEPTVGIDPQSRSHILETVKRLNEAGMTIIYTSHYMEEVEYLCEKIGIMDHGEFITTGTISELRETIGDRSRIVMKFADAYQPDGIIDILSAGIPEKDLLIKENELAVFHQEPQIILSELIQSVTGAGYEITSVEIVEPNLESVFLHLTGRSLRD, encoded by the coding sequence TTGGAAGTGAAGCAATTGAGTAAGAGGTTTAAAGAGTTTGATGCAGTTAAGAGTGTTTCTTTTTCCGTTCGAAAGGGGGAGTCGTTTGGTCTTCTTGGACCAAATGGTGCTGGAAAGACAACGACAATCCAGATGGTTTCCGGGTTATATCCACCTAGTTCAGGAAGCATTGAAATTGCGGGTATTGATATGGTCAGGCAGCCAAAGAAGGCACAAGGGCTTTTAGGGATAGTTCCACAGGAAATCGCACTTTATCAAACAATGAGTGCGAGGGAAAACCTGTCATTCTGGGGAAGAATGTACGGTTTAAAGGGAAATCACTTACAAAAAAGAATCAACGAAGTACTTGAAATCATTGGGCTGGCTGATCGGGGCAAGGACAAAGTACAGACGTTCTCAGGAGGTATGAAGCGGAGGGTCAATATTGGTGCTGCCATTTTACATAGACCAGAATTATTAATCATGGATGAACCGACAGTAGGTATCGATCCACAATCGAGGAGTCACATTCTTGAAACAGTGAAAAGGCTCAATGAGGCAGGGATGACCATTATATACACAAGCCACTATATGGAAGAAGTAGAGTATTTATGTGAAAAAATTGGCATTATGGATCATGGTGAATTCATTACCACAGGTACTATCTCGGAATTAAGGGAAACAATTGGTGACCGTTCTCGTATTGTCATGAAATTCGCCGATGCATATCAGCCCGATGGCATAATAGACATTCTATCTGCTGGGATTCCTGAAAAGGACTTGCTAATAAAGGAAAATGAGCTTGCCGTTTTCCATCAGGAGCCACAAATTATTCTAAGTGAACTAATTCAGTCAGTTACAGGAGCCGGTTATGAAATCACATCAGTTGAAATAGTGGAACCCAATCTTGAAAGTGTGTTCCTCCATCTTACTGGCAGAAGCTTAAGGGATTAA
- a CDS encoding Lrp/AsnC family transcriptional regulator: protein MKIDNIDKKIIVELSENSRLSMSELGRRINLSSPSVTERVRRMESFRIIKKYTLEVDYEKFGLPIQCIIEATVKNGDYKRFKNFIESLLNVDFCYRIAGNACFMLKMQFENFSKAEEFIDTINPYASTVTHFIFSEVQTSLKVDSE from the coding sequence ATGAAAATAGATAATATTGATAAAAAAATCATAGTTGAATTATCTGAAAATAGTCGTTTATCAATGAGTGAACTTGGAAGAAGAATTAATTTATCCTCTCCATCCGTAACTGAACGAGTAAGACGGATGGAGTCATTTAGAATAATAAAAAAGTATACTTTAGAAGTTGACTACGAAAAATTTGGTTTACCTATTCAATGTATAATTGAAGCAACAGTCAAAAATGGGGACTATAAACGATTTAAGAATTTCATAGAAAGTCTTCTTAATGTTGATTTTTGTTACCGAATAGCCGGTAATGCTTGCTTTATGCTTAAAATGCAGTTTGAAAATTTTTCTAAAGCAGAAGAGTTCATTGATACTATAAACCCATATGCTTCAACTGTTACACATTTTATCTTTTCAGAAGTCCAGACAAGTTTAAAAGTTGATTCAGAGTGA
- the mutS gene encoding DNA mismatch repair protein MutS yields MAAYTPMIKQYLQVKADYQDAFLFFRLGDFYEMFFEDALKASQELEITLTSREGGGEERIPMCGVPYHSAPNYIEQLINKGYKVAICEQTEDPKTAKGVVKREVVQLITPGTVMEGRGLLEKENNFIATVSVFPGNTYGFACSDLSTGESRATIVNGSIEELINELSISGAKEVVIESSLSPEIEKKLKERSILALSIEDNTEMNESFSELFADLENDQLKIAVSRLFNYLYRTQKRSLDHLQKVSVYKVQQYMKIDYFSKRNLELTETIRSTAKKGTLLWLLDETMTAMGGRMLKQWINRPLIDKADISRRQDLVQLFVGQFFERQELREKLKEVYDLERLAGRVAFGNLNPRDLMQLKRSLLQVPSLKHILESLPNEEAARMADRLDPCEEAADLLEQAIVDNPPISVKEGNIIRDGYDHQLDQYRDASRNGKTWIAKLEREEREKTGIKSLKIGYNRVFGYYIEVTKANLHLLQEGQYDRKQTLSNAERFITPELKEKEDLILAAEEKSVELEYQLFTGIRETIKEYIPRFQGLARALSELDVILGFAELSEQRHYVRPAFSAERKIVLKDGRHPVVEKVMDAQEYVPNDCYMDNEREVLLITGPNMSGKSTYMRQVALTAIMAQIGCFVPATDAVMPIFDQVFTRIGAADDLVSGQSTFMVEMLEAKNAITNATKNSLILFDEIGRGTSTYDGMALAQAMIEYIHDKISAKTLFSTHYHEMTSLENELQKLKNVHVSAVEQNGKVVFLHKIREGAADKSYGIHVAQLAELPADLIERAAEILQILEQTDTQVTSGLNSQQSLDTVRETLHNDQDKLSALQSAETAAAAQLSFFDEEHEQKKTSGASKKEKQVLEKLNGLEILDMTPLQAMNMLYELQKKLRK; encoded by the coding sequence ATGGCTGCATATACCCCTATGATCAAGCAATACCTGCAAGTGAAGGCGGATTACCAGGATGCCTTTCTATTTTTCCGTTTGGGAGATTTTTATGAAATGTTCTTCGAGGATGCGCTAAAGGCGTCCCAGGAGCTGGAAATAACACTTACAAGCAGGGAGGGCGGCGGCGAGGAACGGATTCCGATGTGCGGTGTTCCTTACCATTCCGCTCCTAACTACATTGAACAGCTGATTAACAAAGGCTATAAAGTTGCAATTTGTGAACAAACTGAAGATCCTAAGACTGCTAAAGGTGTCGTTAAGCGAGAAGTTGTCCAGCTTATCACTCCAGGAACAGTAATGGAAGGCCGGGGGCTCTTAGAAAAAGAAAATAATTTTATCGCTACTGTTTCAGTTTTCCCTGGAAACACTTATGGATTCGCCTGCAGTGACTTATCGACTGGGGAAAGCAGAGCGACAATAGTTAACGGCAGTATCGAAGAGCTTATTAACGAATTATCGATTTCTGGAGCAAAGGAAGTTGTCATCGAAAGCTCGCTTTCGCCCGAAATCGAGAAAAAGCTGAAGGAGCGTTCCATTCTGGCTCTTTCTATTGAGGATAACACCGAAATGAATGAAAGCTTTTCAGAACTATTTGCGGACTTGGAAAACGATCAGTTGAAAATCGCAGTTTCAAGATTATTCAACTATTTATACAGGACTCAAAAACGCAGTCTGGATCATTTGCAAAAGGTATCTGTCTACAAGGTCCAGCAGTATATGAAAATCGATTATTTTTCCAAGCGCAATCTTGAACTGACAGAGACAATAAGATCTACAGCGAAAAAAGGAACACTTTTATGGCTGCTTGATGAGACGATGACCGCAATGGGCGGCAGGATGCTGAAGCAATGGATTAACAGACCGCTGATTGACAAAGCTGATATCAGCCGTCGTCAGGACTTGGTACAGCTTTTTGTCGGACAGTTTTTTGAACGCCAGGAATTGCGGGAAAAGTTGAAAGAGGTGTACGATCTTGAACGTTTGGCTGGAAGAGTTGCTTTTGGCAATTTGAACCCAAGAGATTTGATGCAGCTAAAAAGGTCTTTATTACAAGTACCCTCTCTAAAGCATATTTTGGAGAGTCTTCCCAATGAGGAAGCAGCCCGCATGGCAGATCGACTTGATCCTTGCGAGGAGGCAGCGGACCTGCTTGAACAGGCAATCGTGGATAACCCTCCGATTTCTGTCAAGGAAGGGAATATCATCCGTGATGGCTACGATCATCAGCTTGACCAGTACCGCGATGCCAGCCGGAACGGTAAGACGTGGATTGCCAAATTAGAGCGTGAAGAGCGCGAGAAAACAGGGATAAAATCCTTGAAGATTGGCTATAACCGAGTTTTTGGCTACTATATTGAAGTAACGAAGGCGAACTTGCATCTTTTGCAGGAAGGCCAGTATGACCGGAAGCAAACACTTTCGAACGCAGAGCGGTTTATCACGCCTGAGCTGAAGGAAAAGGAAGATTTGATCCTTGCTGCTGAGGAAAAAAGCGTCGAGCTTGAATATCAGCTGTTTACCGGAATCCGCGAGACGATTAAAGAATATATTCCTAGATTCCAGGGGCTTGCCAGGGCCCTTAGTGAGCTCGATGTAATCCTTGGGTTTGCAGAGCTTAGTGAACAGCGCCATTATGTAAGGCCTGCGTTCTCAGCTGAAAGGAAAATCGTCCTGAAGGATGGGCGCCATCCAGTTGTCGAAAAAGTGATGGATGCTCAGGAATACGTGCCAAATGATTGTTATATGGACAACGAGCGCGAAGTTCTGCTGATTACTGGTCCAAATATGTCTGGTAAAAGCACATATATGCGCCAGGTTGCCTTGACAGCAATCATGGCTCAAATCGGCTGTTTCGTACCAGCGACTGACGCGGTAATGCCGATATTCGACCAAGTTTTCACGAGGATTGGCGCGGCAGATGATTTGGTTTCCGGACAAAGTACTTTCATGGTCGAAATGCTGGAGGCAAAGAACGCCATTACCAATGCAACGAAGAATAGTTTGATCCTTTTTGATGAAATCGGCCGGGGCACCTCCACTTATGACGGCATGGCACTCGCCCAGGCAATGATTGAATATATCCATGATAAAATTAGCGCAAAGACGCTGTTTTCGACTCACTATCACGAAATGACTTCACTGGAAAATGAATTGCAAAAATTAAAGAATGTACATGTCAGCGCTGTTGAGCAAAACGGAAAAGTCGTCTTTCTTCATAAAATCAGGGAGGGTGCAGCGGATAAGAGTTACGGCATCCATGTTGCCCAGCTTGCTGAATTACCGGCAGACCTGATAGAACGCGCTGCAGAAATTTTGCAAATACTTGAGCAAACAGACACACAGGTTACATCTGGACTTAATAGTCAGCAGAGCTTAGACACTGTTCGGGAAACATTACACAATGATCAAGACAAACTAAGCGCTCTTCAATCCGCAGAAACAGCAGCTGCTGCTCAGTTATCATTTTTTGATGAGGAGCATGAACAGAAGAAAACTAGTGGTGCAAGCAAAAAGGAGAAGCAGGTTCTTGAAAAGTTAAACGGACTTGAAATCCTTGATATGACTCCTTTGCAGGCCATGAATATGCTTTATGAGTTACAAAAGAAGCTACGCAAGTAA
- the mreBH gene encoding rod-share determining protein MreBH — protein sequence MLSTTEIGIDLGTANTLVYSKNKGIALNEPSVVAIDTETKNVLAVGKEAKEMIGKTPGKIVAIRPLKDGVIADFDVTTEMLKQIMKKASKKGGFALRKPDVVVCTPSGSTSVERRAIQDAVRNAGAKKVHLIEEPVAAAIGAGLPVDEPVANVVVDIGGGTTEVAIISYGGVVACHSIRIAGDRLDEDIVQYVRKEYNVLIGERTAEKIKMEIGYALVDHEMMELDIRGRDLVTGLPKTVTLNSYEIRDAIKESLLHIMEAIRATLEDCPAELSGDIVDRGVILSGGGALLNGMQDWLGSEMVVPVHIAPNPLESVAIGTGKALQYIHKLQPAVK from the coding sequence ATGTTATCAACTACAGAAATAGGAATTGATTTAGGTACAGCTAACACACTTGTATATAGTAAAAATAAAGGAATCGCTCTGAACGAACCTTCAGTTGTAGCAATTGATACTGAAACGAAAAATGTCCTTGCTGTCGGCAAGGAAGCGAAGGAAATGATAGGGAAGACCCCTGGAAAGATTGTTGCGATTCGTCCATTGAAGGATGGGGTTATCGCCGATTTTGACGTGACTACTGAAATGCTCAAGCAAATTATGAAAAAGGCTTCCAAAAAAGGCGGCTTTGCTCTCCGTAAGCCTGATGTCGTTGTCTGCACTCCTTCTGGTTCAACAAGTGTAGAACGCCGTGCGATCCAGGATGCAGTCAGAAATGCTGGCGCAAAAAAAGTACATCTAATCGAGGAGCCGGTTGCTGCAGCAATTGGTGCTGGCCTCCCTGTTGATGAACCAGTAGCAAACGTTGTTGTTGATATCGGCGGCGGAACAACTGAAGTCGCAATCATCTCATACGGCGGCGTTGTTGCTTGCCATTCTATTCGAATCGCAGGCGACAGATTGGATGAAGACATCGTTCAATATGTACGTAAAGAATACAATGTCCTCATCGGTGAAAGAACGGCTGAAAAAATCAAGATGGAGATTGGTTACGCGCTTGTTGACCATGAAATGATGGAATTGGATATCCGTGGCCGTGACCTTGTGACTGGCCTTCCTAAGACTGTTACCCTCAATTCTTATGAAATCAGGGACGCAATCAAGGAATCTCTTCTTCATATCATGGAAGCAATCCGTGCAACTCTCGAAGACTGTCCTGCAGAACTGAGCGGCGATATCGTAGACCGCGGCGTAATCCTTTCTGGTGGAGGAGCATTGCTCAATGGCATGCAGGATTGGCTTGGCAGCGAGATGGTCGTTCCAGTACACATCGCACCCAATCCGCTGGAATCAGTAGCAATCGGAACCGGTAAGGCACTGCAATACATCCATAAACTTCAACCAGCTGTAAAATAA
- the mutL gene encoding DNA mismatch repair endonuclease MutL produces MAKIIQLDDALSNKIAAGEVVERPASVVKELLENAIDANSTVIEIDLEEAGLARIRITDNGDGIEEDDVLVAFQRHATSKIKNENDLFRIRTLGFRGEALPSIASVSRLEMKTSTGIEGNKVVIEGGKVESVEKADSRKGTDISISDLFFNTPARLKYMKTIHTELGNITDVVNRLALANPDISFRLVHNGRQLLKTTGNGDVRQVLAAIYGINMVKSMIPISGESLDYKISGYISMPEITRASRNYISTMINGRFIKNYALVKAIQEGYHTLLPIGRYPVVLLNIEMDPLLIDVNVHPSKMEVRLSKEQELNELVSSTIKNAFKTKELIPAGMVTQKQEKSKSEQTFMELDHLPEAREKSSIIQSPIERRPFVEEKAVELSRSYKAAELQNASQQEVPDWRNAFVAQENPVFESTAPASEEIVVQTEEEIIEPATSPAAHEPAAEVQASRVPPLYPIGQMHGTYILAQNDRGLYIIDQHAAQERIKYEYFRDKVGEVATELQELLMPITLEYSADECIKINEYKHELENVGVFLEPFGYNTFIVRSHPQWFPHGEEKELIEDMIEQLLLMKKVDIKKLREEAAIMMSCKASIKANHHLRHDEIQALLDELRRSSDPFTCPHGRPIIVHYSTYEMEKMFKRVM; encoded by the coding sequence ATGGCGAAAATTATTCAACTCGACGATGCCTTATCAAATAAGATTGCTGCCGGTGAGGTAGTTGAACGGCCGGCATCTGTTGTTAAGGAATTGCTAGAGAACGCAATTGATGCTAACAGTACCGTGATTGAGATTGATCTTGAAGAAGCTGGACTTGCCCGGATTAGAATCACAGACAATGGAGACGGCATTGAGGAAGATGATGTTCTCGTCGCCTTCCAGCGGCATGCCACTAGCAAAATCAAGAATGAAAACGATCTGTTCCGGATCAGGACTCTCGGGTTCAGGGGTGAGGCGCTGCCGAGTATCGCCTCTGTTTCAAGGCTTGAAATGAAAACATCGACAGGAATCGAAGGCAATAAAGTGGTCATCGAAGGCGGCAAGGTCGAGTCAGTTGAGAAAGCCGATAGCCGTAAAGGAACGGATATCAGTATTTCAGACCTGTTTTTTAATACTCCGGCACGCCTTAAATATATGAAGACTATTCATACCGAACTTGGCAATATTACGGATGTCGTAAACCGCCTGGCGCTGGCTAATCCTGATATCTCCTTCAGGCTTGTCCATAATGGACGCCAGCTTTTAAAGACGACAGGAAATGGGGACGTCCGACAGGTGCTTGCTGCCATTTACGGTATAAATATGGTCAAATCAATGATTCCTATTTCTGGAGAATCACTGGATTATAAAATTAGCGGCTATATATCAATGCCGGAAATCACAAGGGCATCACGCAACTATATTTCGACAATGATTAATGGCCGTTTTATCAAAAATTATGCTCTGGTAAAAGCAATACAGGAAGGCTACCATACATTGCTCCCTATCGGCAGGTATCCGGTTGTCCTTCTAAATATTGAAATGGACCCGCTTCTTATTGATGTGAACGTCCATCCTTCAAAAATGGAGGTACGATTGAGCAAGGAGCAGGAGTTGAATGAGCTTGTCTCAAGTACCATAAAGAATGCTTTTAAAACGAAGGAATTGATTCCGGCGGGGATGGTCACTCAGAAACAGGAAAAATCCAAATCAGAACAAACTTTCATGGAGCTGGACCATTTGCCTGAAGCCCGGGAGAAGTCTTCTATTATCCAATCGCCTATCGAGCGTAGGCCATTTGTAGAGGAAAAAGCAGTTGAACTAAGCAGGAGTTATAAAGCTGCTGAACTGCAAAATGCTTCTCAGCAGGAAGTTCCTGACTGGAGAAATGCCTTTGTAGCTCAGGAAAACCCGGTTTTCGAGTCAACTGCACCTGCCTCTGAAGAGATAGTTGTACAAACTGAAGAAGAGATAATCGAGCCAGCCACTTCCCCTGCAGCTCATGAACCAGCTGCAGAAGTGCAGGCTTCTCGGGTTCCTCCTCTTTATCCAATTGGGCAGATGCACGGAACTTATATTCTCGCTCAGAATGACCGTGGTTTATATATAATTGACCAGCATGCCGCCCAGGAGAGAATCAAATATGAGTACTTCAGGGACAAAGTTGGTGAAGTCGCAACCGAGCTTCAAGAATTACTTATGCCAATCACTCTGGAATATTCAGCCGATGAGTGTATAAAGATTAACGAGTACAAGCATGAGCTTGAGAACGTGGGTGTCTTCCTCGAGCCGTTTGGATATAATACCTTCATCGTCCGATCACATCCGCAATGGTTTCCTCACGGTGAGGAAAAAGAACTGATTGAAGACATGATTGAACAGCTCCTGCTGATGAAAAAGGTAGACATTAAAAAGCTAAGAGAGGAAGCGGCAATCATGATGAGCTGCAAGGCATCCATCAAAGCGAATCATCATTTGCGACATGATGAAATACAGGCTTTGCTTGATGAATTGCGACGATCATCAGATCCCTTCACATGTCCACATGGCCGGCCGATCATTGTCCATTACTCCACTTACGAAATGGAGAAAATGTTCAAACGGGTAATGTGA
- a CDS encoding carboxymuconolactone decarboxylase family protein: MARIIQSNFGKTPFQKLLGHNTKVMEAWSDLGEVLEQDGLLSSKLKEQVRRTLAQSNGCEYCKAKGKPELDAFDERTSVAVGFAEVFLNYPKGMVPDFAFEILNDYFPENEISELCAFISFTTAQQYFGALMKLEPNGL; the protein is encoded by the coding sequence ATGGCAAGAATCATTCAATCAAACTTCGGGAAAACACCTTTTCAAAAGCTGTTGGGTCATAATACAAAAGTTATGGAGGCCTGGTCTGATTTAGGTGAAGTATTAGAACAAGACGGTCTATTGTCGTCAAAATTAAAAGAGCAAGTTAGAAGAACATTGGCACAAAGCAATGGATGTGAGTATTGTAAAGCAAAAGGAAAGCCTGAGCTTGATGCGTTCGATGAAAGAACATCTGTTGCAGTAGGGTTCGCGGAAGTATTTTTGAATTACCCCAAAGGCATGGTTCCAGATTTCGCTTTTGAAATATTAAACGATTATTTTCCTGAGAATGAAATTAGTGAGCTTTGTGCCTTCATTAGTTTTACCACAGCTCAACAATATTTTGGTGCATTAATGAAATTAGAGCCTAATGGGTTATAA
- a CDS encoding ABC transporter permease: MGFWWLALKDALIIGRDRKALLTLIFMPILLIGILGAAFGNMMGEEVTSSIKKFKIGVVNLDEADLGSALEEEVFMNGLPELISAESMTEQQLEDQLKQQAISTGVIIPREFSDHIILGEDSEIEIISLPSASIQSSIVENVVLQFTQTAYVNVVAMQVAGPSNMGNDIPAMADISTDFDLVEEVAVKQDQKPVGSFQYYAAGMGVMFLLMTVITGVSAMIEEKEQDVYERLLVSKLSNHHYLFGKFIGLLFMSSIQFLIIILGTRYLYGVQWGESMAGVAVVGFSFVFSVCGLGVLLGSLVKTEKTFNVAGMLGTQIMAAVGGSMVPLYIFPDWLNSVVKILPNALALQTLLELMSGSNVSEVIMEAGILIAIGVSSLAISMAAFSAARRGLHA; encoded by the coding sequence ATGGGGTTTTGGTGGCTTGCATTGAAGGATGCCCTCATTATCGGACGAGATCGAAAAGCCTTATTGACACTTATTTTCATGCCAATCCTATTAATCGGGATCCTGGGGGCAGCTTTTGGAAATATGATGGGCGAAGAAGTAACATCTTCAATAAAAAAATTCAAGATCGGAGTTGTCAATCTTGATGAAGCTGACCTTGGTAGTGCCCTGGAAGAAGAGGTATTCATGAATGGTCTGCCAGAACTCATATCTGCGGAGTCAATGACGGAACAGCAACTCGAAGATCAATTAAAGCAGCAAGCAATTTCAACAGGAGTCATTATTCCGCGTGAGTTTTCGGATCATATCATTTTAGGTGAAGATTCTGAGATTGAAATCATCTCCCTTCCTTCCGCATCTATCCAGTCTTCGATAGTCGAGAATGTGGTGCTTCAATTTACACAAACAGCATACGTAAATGTCGTAGCGATGCAAGTAGCAGGACCCTCAAACATGGGTAATGATATACCAGCAATGGCTGATATATCGACGGATTTTGACCTGGTTGAAGAAGTAGCGGTAAAGCAGGACCAGAAGCCTGTTGGGTCCTTTCAATATTATGCTGCCGGAATGGGTGTCATGTTTTTGCTGATGACGGTTATTACCGGGGTAAGTGCGATGATTGAAGAAAAGGAGCAGGATGTATACGAACGACTGCTTGTATCCAAACTGTCAAATCATCATTATTTGTTTGGGAAATTCATCGGTTTGCTTTTTATGTCATCGATTCAATTTCTTATCATCATCCTTGGTACCCGATATTTATACGGTGTCCAATGGGGGGAATCAATGGCAGGAGTCGCTGTTGTAGGTTTTTCTTTTGTCTTTAGTGTTTGTGGACTTGGAGTGCTCCTTGGTTCACTGGTCAAAACCGAGAAAACATTCAATGTTGCTGGCATGCTGGGAACGCAAATAATGGCAGCGGTTGGAGGGAGCATGGTACCTTTATATATTTTTCCGGACTGGTTGAATTCAGTCGTAAAAATCCTTCCCAATGCCCTGGCGCTCCAAACTCTTTTAGAATTGATGTCCGGCAGTAACGTGTCAGAGGTAATAATGGAAGCAGGCATTTTAATCGCAATTGGTGTCAGTTCACTTGCCATTTCAATGGCAGCCTTTTCTGCGGCAAGGAGGGGTTTGCATGCGTAA
- a CDS encoding ABC transporter permease: MRKITSIAMLHLKTLFVTPSAIVLMFVMPVMFSIIFGGIGSGSSQSKPVVLMVAPKDETGENVKKLLSSNSQYSWRQSDEKQARELIENQEALAAVLIEDSIVENHQKSKPLLQVIVQRKTQEYLALSSYVEGVGRTLDQALKLNPGQDANMFNAILEQIAKRETMDVKREVIQKKGTNAGSVGMLAIGFTIMFMMFGISGAASAILDEKTGGTWQRLLTSPITKAQVMFGYLLSYFLMGVIQLSVLMVVMKLIYGSTWGKLVYFIPFAVLVIITIVGFGLMMASIVKTRQQSGALSSVLIVSTCMLGGVYWPLEIVPEFMQYIGKAVPQSWMITGFREIVSGSLYMPAILNSTLVLLMFSLLFFTIGLKKIKYN; the protein is encoded by the coding sequence ATGCGTAAAATTACTTCCATCGCTATGTTGCACTTGAAAACCTTATTTGTAACCCCATCAGCTATTGTGTTGATGTTCGTCATGCCTGTCATGTTCAGTATAATTTTTGGAGGTATTGGCTCAGGTTCATCACAAAGTAAGCCAGTCGTTTTGATGGTGGCACCAAAGGATGAAACAGGTGAAAATGTTAAAAAGTTATTGTCCTCGAACAGTCAGTATTCATGGCGTCAATCCGATGAAAAACAGGCAAGAGAGTTAATTGAAAATCAAGAAGCTCTTGCCGCGGTGCTTATCGAAGATTCAATCGTGGAAAATCATCAAAAATCAAAGCCGCTTTTGCAGGTCATAGTCCAAAGGAAAACACAGGAATATTTAGCGCTGAGCAGTTATGTTGAAGGGGTGGGAAGAACACTCGACCAAGCCTTAAAACTAAATCCTGGTCAAGATGCAAATATGTTTAATGCAATACTTGAACAAATAGCAAAACGTGAAACAATGGATGTTAAAAGGGAAGTAATCCAAAAAAAAGGGACGAATGCCGGATCCGTCGGCATGCTTGCGATAGGCTTTACAATCATGTTTATGATGTTCGGGATTTCAGGAGCCGCCTCTGCCATCCTTGATGAAAAAACGGGGGGAACCTGGCAGCGGCTGCTTACTTCGCCAATAACAAAAGCACAGGTGATGTTTGGATATTTGCTATCTTATTTCTTGATGGGCGTAATCCAATTATCTGTTTTAATGGTTGTCATGAAATTGATTTATGGTTCTACCTGGGGTAAATTGGTTTATTTCATTCCATTCGCAGTGCTTGTGATCATAACGATTGTCGGGTTTGGGCTGATGATGGCCAGCATCGTGAAGACTAGACAACAATCAGGTGCCTTAAGTTCAGTGCTGATTGTAAGTACTTGTATGCTTGGAGGCGTATATTGGCCACTGGAGATTGTTCCTGAATTTATGCAGTATATTGGCAAAGCTGTACCACAAAGTTGGATGATCACCGGATTCAGAGAAATAGTCAGTGGAAGTCTTTATATGCCTGCCATTCTGAACTCTACTCTTGTCCTGTTAATGTTCAGCTTACTATTCTTTACAATCGGTTTGAAAAAAATAAAATACAATTAA